One Brevibacillus choshinensis genomic window carries:
- a CDS encoding CapA family protein, which yields MTRPVTFAATGDSFITRLPYKDEAFAEVAALLHQADVRIANLETTVHDQKGYPSAQSGGTWAMSPPSVLQAMKEYGFNMIGWANNHTLDYLYGGLEATQQHLSDYGFVHAGAGKNLAEAGAPRYLECKNARIALIAATSTFHPWWAAGEQRRDSIGRPGINPMRYVMTHELTEEKLSQLKAIADSIDINAFSKVLIEEGFMNAPGRDLYLFGTSLFREGKENRTRTEPHPRDLRRIIGTIEEARRMSDYVIISIHAHEMKGERKEAPAEFLEIFARACIDAGAHAVVGHGPHLLRGIEIYQNRPIFYSLGDFIFQTETVTSQPADFYEQYGLSHDHNVADALEAMSANYTRGLCVHREVWESVVPIWKMQDGELLEIELHPIELGFGMPIHRMGWPKLSGSSAVIENLKAWSEPYGTQIEWDGRIGRIRMKRG from the coding sequence TTGACGAGACCAGTTACGTTTGCAGCAACAGGAGACAGCTTTATTACCCGCCTGCCTTACAAGGATGAGGCCTTTGCAGAAGTGGCGGCTTTGCTGCATCAGGCAGATGTCCGCATCGCGAATCTGGAGACCACGGTACATGATCAAAAGGGCTACCCGAGCGCTCAGAGCGGAGGAACATGGGCGATGTCCCCTCCTTCCGTCCTGCAGGCCATGAAAGAGTATGGCTTCAACATGATCGGATGGGCGAACAACCATACCCTCGATTATTTGTACGGCGGACTGGAAGCGACCCAGCAGCATCTGAGCGATTACGGTTTCGTCCACGCAGGAGCAGGCAAAAACTTGGCGGAAGCAGGCGCGCCGCGATATTTGGAATGTAAAAATGCGAGAATCGCATTAATCGCGGCCACCTCTACCTTTCATCCGTGGTGGGCAGCCGGGGAACAGAGACGGGACAGTATCGGAAGGCCGGGAATCAATCCGATGCGCTATGTCATGACACACGAACTGACGGAAGAAAAGCTGAGTCAGTTAAAAGCGATTGCGGATAGCATCGATATCAATGCATTCAGCAAGGTGTTGATAGAGGAAGGCTTCATGAATGCACCCGGACGGGATCTTTACTTATTCGGCACATCGCTTTTCCGGGAGGGGAAGGAGAATCGGACGAGGACAGAGCCGCATCCGCGTGATCTGCGTCGGATCATAGGCACGATCGAGGAAGCCAGGCGCATGTCCGATTATGTCATCATCAGCATCCATGCGCATGAGATGAAGGGAGAACGCAAGGAAGCACCCGCAGAGTTTCTGGAGATATTCGCACGTGCGTGCATAGATGCAGGGGCTCACGCTGTGGTGGGGCATGGTCCGCATTTGCTGAGAGGGATCGAAATCTACCAAAATCGACCGATCTTTTACAGCCTGGGGGATTTCATCTTTCAGACAGAGACCGTCACCAGTCAGCCAGCCGATTTCTATGAGCAGTACGGCCTCTCCCACGATCACAATGTAGCGGATGCGCTGGAAGCGATGAGTGCGAACTATACCAGGGGGCTTTGCGTCCATCGAGAGGTGTGGGAATCCGTCGTTCCGATCTGGAAGATGCAGGATGGCGAACTGTTGGAGATCGAGCTGCACCCGATTGAATTGGGCTTTGGAATGCCGATACATCGGATGGGCTGGCCAAAGCTGAGCGGTTCTTCCGCCGTTATCGAGAATCTGAAAGCATGGAGCGAACCGTATGGGACACAGATTGAGTGGGATGGAAGGATAGGCAGAATCCGAATGAAGCGTGGGTAA
- a CDS encoding MurR/RpiR family transcriptional regulator — protein MDELVKERIRKQYGNLTSSQKIISKFVIEKPSLFAIHTAKKAADLMNMSEATVIRFCYALGYSGYAELQDEIKKTLLVVDPRKGPYQKYRDTEGVLTRGNYAHQVVEGDIAFLQQGLQQLDYDLYEQAIQSIIAANRIVVVGFRWCHIPAKWLSSALGAIKGNTYLYTGAVDNADYFLTERDQEWLVIALSFPRHPAETVALVKSAKSLGAKVLAITEGELSPISQMADLLLTVTTPQPAATSGMPVLFSLLNVLIKGVMVYDAENVQKRLQHYDEISSQLYSFLGDEDEFSI, from the coding sequence ATGGATGAGCTGGTGAAGGAACGAATCCGCAAGCAGTACGGAAATCTCACTTCCAGTCAAAAAATCATTTCCAAATTTGTGATCGAAAAGCCGAGCCTGTTTGCCATCCATACCGCAAAAAAAGCGGCGGATCTGATGAACATGAGTGAGGCGACGGTCATCCGCTTTTGCTATGCATTGGGCTACTCCGGCTATGCAGAGCTGCAGGACGAAATCAAAAAAACGCTGCTGGTTGTGGACCCGCGCAAAGGTCCCTATCAAAAATACCGCGATACGGAAGGCGTCTTGACACGTGGCAACTACGCGCATCAGGTCGTGGAAGGGGACATCGCTTTTTTGCAGCAGGGGCTCCAGCAATTGGATTACGACCTGTACGAGCAAGCCATCCAGAGCATCATTGCAGCCAACCGCATTGTCGTCGTTGGCTTTCGGTGGTGCCATATCCCAGCCAAGTGGCTCTCTTCGGCACTGGGTGCCATCAAGGGAAACACCTATTTGTATACAGGTGCCGTAGATAACGCGGATTACTTTCTGACCGAACGAGATCAGGAGTGGCTTGTCATCGCGCTATCCTTTCCGCGCCACCCGGCAGAAACGGTGGCGCTGGTAAAATCGGCCAAATCCTTGGGGGCAAAAGTGCTTGCGATTACGGAGGGGGAGCTTTCGCCAATCAGTCAGATGGCGGATCTGCTTTTAACGGTGACAACCCCCCAGCCGGCCGCAACCAGCGGGATGCCCGTGCTGTTTTCCTTGTTGAACGTACTGATCAAAGGGGTGATGGTCTACGACGCAGAGAATGTCCAGAAGCGATTGCAGCACTACGATGAAATCAGCTCACAGCTGTACTCTTTCCTCGGGGATGAGGATGAATTTTCGATCTGA
- the nrdF gene encoding class 1b ribonucleoside-diphosphate reductase subunit beta — protein MKAVNWNRPDDDFTMTFWNQNIMQFWTDDEIPLSDDKMSWMELSAAERDTYKKVLGGLTLLDTVQGGVGMPKIMEHVDGLQRKAVLAFMGMMEQIHAKSYSSIFTTLAATEEIDEIFSWVEQNPRLQLKAKLISSRYQEIETQKDLYMAMVASVFLESYLFYSGFFYPLYLAGQGKMTSSGEIIDLIVRDESIHGLYVGVLAQEVFQRLTVNEQKACKEELHQLLQELQRNEEAYTTELYSQIGLADEVQAYVRYNANKALMNLGLDPIFPEEEVNPIVLNGIRTQTKQHDFFSKKGNGYVRTIHVEQLSDDDFRFDF, from the coding sequence ATGAAAGCTGTCAATTGGAACAGGCCAGATGATGATTTTACAATGACGTTTTGGAACCAAAACATTATGCAGTTTTGGACTGACGATGAGATTCCGCTCTCGGACGACAAAATGTCCTGGATGGAACTGAGCGCTGCAGAGCGAGATACCTATAAAAAGGTCCTAGGTGGACTCACGCTGCTCGACACCGTACAGGGCGGGGTGGGAATGCCGAAAATCATGGAGCACGTGGACGGTTTGCAGCGAAAAGCCGTACTCGCCTTCATGGGCATGATGGAGCAGATCCACGCCAAATCGTACAGCAGCATTTTCACTACGCTGGCTGCGACGGAAGAAATTGATGAGATTTTCAGCTGGGTGGAGCAAAATCCCCGCCTGCAATTGAAAGCGAAGCTGATTTCCAGCCGGTATCAGGAAATCGAGACGCAAAAAGATCTCTATATGGCGATGGTGGCATCGGTCTTTTTGGAAAGCTATCTGTTTTACAGCGGCTTCTTTTATCCGCTCTATTTGGCCGGGCAAGGAAAGATGACCAGCAGTGGTGAAATTATCGATCTGATCGTGCGGGACGAGAGCATTCACGGGTTGTACGTCGGGGTATTGGCGCAAGAAGTGTTTCAACGTCTGACTGTCAATGAGCAGAAAGCATGCAAGGAAGAGCTGCACCAGCTTTTGCAAGAGCTGCAGCGTAACGAAGAGGCGTATACGACTGAGCTTTATTCGCAGATCGGACTGGCTGATGAAGTCCAGGCATACGTGCGCTACAATGCAAACAAGGCTCTGATGAATCTTGGGCTCGACCCGATTTTCCCGGAAGAAGAAGTGAACCCGATTGTTCTGAACGGCATTCGGACGCAGACGAAGCAGCACGATTTCTTCTCCAAGAAGGGGAATGGCTACGTGCGGACCATCCACGTCGAGCAGCTGTCCGATGATGATTTCCGCTTCGACTTTTAA
- the nrdE gene encoding class 1b ribonucleoside-diphosphate reductase subunit alpha — translation MRHIELNNELMQRGEDGFYQLAKDKEAVQDFLREVEASTMTFGSVKERMDYLIQNDYYENVYEKYTVEQVDEVFRLAKEASFQFASYMAVSKFYKDYALKTDDKSTYLEQYPDRVAVVALSLAQGDFERAKRLTVSMMDQRLQPATPTFLNAGKSRRGEMVSCFLLEMDDSLNSINYILGTCMQLSKIGGGVAVNLSKLRGRGEPIKGVEGAAKGIMPVLKLLEDAFSYADQMGQRKGSGAAYYNIFGWDINEFLDCKKINADEKSRIKTLSIGLIVPNAFYKLAEENKPLTIFAPYSVYKEYGMHLDDMNMDEMYEELLANDRVKKKTIMSAREMLTKIAMIQLESGYPYIMNKTNANKNHALKDIGSVKMSNLCTEIFQLQDTSTITNYGEMDIIRRDISCNLASLNIVNVMEQKMIRESVHEGIEAITAVSDMTAVENAPGVQKANRELHSVGLGAMNLHGYLAKNKIAYESEEARDFARTFFMMMNFYSLEKSMEIAKERGITFLGFEKSEYAKGTYFEKYVSNDYQPRTARAKELFEGMHIPTPEDWAALGQNVQQYGLYHAYRLAIAPTQSISYIQNATSSVMPIVEHIETRTYANSTTYYPMPYLSQENYFYYKSAYVIDQFKVIDLIAEIQEHVDQGISTVLHVNSNVSTRELARYYIYAAKKGLKSLYYTRTKHLTVEECISCAV, via the coding sequence TTGCGGCATATTGAACTGAACAACGAACTCATGCAACGAGGCGAAGATGGTTTTTACCAATTGGCCAAGGATAAAGAAGCGGTACAGGACTTCCTTCGTGAAGTGGAAGCCAGCACGATGACCTTTGGCAGCGTCAAGGAAAGAATGGACTATCTCATCCAGAACGACTACTACGAGAATGTGTATGAGAAGTACACGGTAGAGCAGGTGGATGAAGTATTCCGATTGGCAAAGGAAGCGTCGTTTCAATTCGCCTCTTACATGGCCGTCTCAAAATTTTATAAAGACTACGCACTCAAAACGGACGACAAGTCCACCTACCTCGAACAATATCCAGATCGCGTAGCCGTCGTAGCCCTTTCCCTGGCACAGGGAGATTTTGAACGGGCTAAGCGCCTGACGGTTTCCATGATGGATCAACGTCTGCAGCCAGCGACTCCGACGTTTTTAAACGCAGGGAAAAGCCGTCGCGGAGAAATGGTCTCTTGCTTCCTGCTGGAGATGGATGATTCTCTCAACTCGATTAACTACATACTCGGGACCTGCATGCAGCTGTCCAAAATCGGCGGGGGTGTCGCCGTGAATCTGTCCAAGCTGCGGGGACGCGGTGAACCGATCAAGGGAGTGGAAGGAGCGGCAAAGGGCATCATGCCGGTACTCAAGCTGCTCGAAGACGCTTTTTCCTACGCAGACCAGATGGGACAACGCAAAGGTTCCGGTGCAGCCTACTACAACATTTTTGGTTGGGACATCAATGAGTTCCTCGATTGCAAAAAAATCAATGCGGACGAAAAATCACGGATCAAAACGCTGTCGATCGGCCTCATAGTTCCGAATGCTTTTTACAAGCTGGCAGAAGAGAACAAGCCTTTGACTATCTTTGCTCCTTATTCCGTTTACAAGGAGTACGGTATGCATTTGGATGACATGAACATGGACGAGATGTACGAAGAGCTGCTGGCCAATGACCGCGTCAAGAAAAAGACGATCATGAGCGCGAGAGAGATGCTCACCAAAATCGCCATGATCCAGCTCGAATCCGGCTATCCTTACATCATGAATAAGACCAATGCCAACAAGAACCACGCACTCAAGGATATCGGATCGGTGAAAATGTCCAATCTGTGCACGGAGATCTTCCAGCTGCAGGATACATCCACGATCACGAATTATGGGGAAATGGACATCATCCGCCGAGACATCAGCTGCAACCTGGCATCCCTCAACATCGTGAACGTCATGGAGCAAAAAATGATTCGCGAGTCCGTTCACGAGGGGATCGAGGCAATTACTGCTGTGAGTGACATGACAGCTGTCGAGAATGCTCCAGGCGTGCAAAAGGCGAATCGCGAACTGCATTCGGTCGGCTTGGGCGCGATGAACCTGCACGGCTATCTGGCAAAGAACAAGATCGCGTACGAGAGCGAAGAAGCGAGAGATTTTGCCCGAACCTTCTTCATGATGATGAACTTTTATTCGCTCGAAAAGAGCATGGAGATTGCCAAAGAAAGAGGAATCACCTTCCTTGGATTTGAAAAATCGGAGTATGCCAAAGGCACCTATTTCGAAAAGTATGTGTCTAACGATTATCAGCCACGAACAGCGCGAGCCAAGGAGCTTTTTGAAGGTATGCATATTCCGACACCTGAGGATTGGGCAGCACTGGGGCAAAACGTCCAGCAGTACGGGCTGTATCACGCGTATCGACTGGCCATTGCACCTACGCAAAGCATTTCGTACATTCAGAATGCGACGTCCAGTGTCATGCCGATCGTGGAGCATATCGAAACGAGAACCTACGCCAACTCGACGACGTACTACCCGATGCCGTACTTGTCACAAGAGAACTATTTTTACTACAAATCTGCGTACGTCATCGATCAGTTCAAGGTCATCGATCTGATCGCAGAAATTCAGGAGCATGTCGACCAGGGAATATCGACCGTCCTGCACGTAAACAGCAACGTGTCCACGCGTGAGCTGGCACGCTACTATATATACGCGGCGAAAAAAGGTCTGAAGTCGCTCTACTATACACGTACCAAGCACTTGACCGTCGAAGAGTGCATCAGCTGCGCGGTATAA
- the nrdI gene encoding class Ib ribonucleoside-diphosphate reductase assembly flavoprotein NrdI, whose product MLIAYDSKTGNVRRFVNKLNLPSVEIDEQMTIEEPFVLITYTTGFGQVPEKVTSFLQRNHRYMKGVSASGNRNWGTSFAKSADTIAHQYGVPVISKFELSGTGRDVEHFTNGVASIAAY is encoded by the coding sequence ATGCTCATCGCATACGATTCCAAGACAGGGAATGTTCGAAGATTTGTAAACAAGCTCAATCTTCCGAGTGTGGAGATTGATGAGCAGATGACCATTGAGGAACCGTTCGTTTTAATTACATATACGACTGGATTTGGTCAGGTTCCCGAAAAAGTCACTTCGTTTTTGCAGCGAAATCACAGGTATATGAAAGGCGTCTCGGCTAGCGGCAATCGCAACTGGGGGACGAGCTTCGCGAAAAGCGCCGATACGATCGCCCATCAATACGGCGTTCCGGTGATCTCCAAATTTGAATTATCCGGTACCGGCCGAGATGTAGAACATTTTACGAACGGGGTGGCCAGCATTGCGGCATATTGA
- a CDS encoding ACT domain-containing protein → MTEKLAGLRELAKLIQRIEPNLAGASLSILAHENKDEIAHLLNEGFGVRLSATHSSGEYANHLAVLRVGSNKYTFAQDWREVYISEINYCACRIPPGAHGLLVHHVDYPGVIYDVSRKLADHEINISKLNVSREQKGKNALLVSVTDEEITPSVVTAIEELPQITKVVTLQ, encoded by the coding sequence ATGACCGAAAAACTTGCAGGGCTTCGCGAGCTTGCGAAGCTCATCCAGCGGATTGAACCAAATCTGGCAGGGGCTTCTCTGAGCATTTTAGCTCACGAAAACAAGGATGAAATTGCCCACCTGCTTAACGAGGGCTTTGGTGTGCGGCTTTCTGCAACCCACAGCTCGGGTGAGTATGCCAATCACCTGGCAGTCCTGCGCGTAGGCAGCAATAAGTACACCTTTGCCCAAGACTGGCGGGAGGTGTATATCAGTGAGATTAATTACTGTGCATGCCGCATCCCGCCAGGAGCACACGGTCTCTTGGTACACCATGTGGACTACCCAGGCGTGATTTATGACGTCTCGCGGAAATTGGCAGATCACGAGATCAACATTTCCAAGCTGAATGTGTCTCGGGAGCAGAAAGGGAAAAACGCTTTGCTTGTCTCAGTGACAGATGAAGAAATTACCCCTTCCGTGGTTACGGCGATCGAGGAACTGCCTCAAATCACCAAAGTCGTTACTCTTCAATAA
- the mnmA gene encoding tRNA 2-thiouridine(34) synthase MnmA — protein sequence MKRPEDTRVVVGMSGGVDSSVTAYLLKQQGYDVIGIFMKNWDDTDEFGHCTAEDDFQDVRRVCEQIGIPYYTVNFEKEYMDKVFQYFLDEYKRGRTPNPDVMCNREIKFGELLSKVMDLGADYIATGHYAQVKEVDGEYKLIRGVDNNKDQTYFLNVLGQDQLSRTMFPIGHLPKAKVREIAEQAGLATAKKKDSTGICFIGERNFREFLQNYLPAKPGDIETVEGTVIGHHDGLMYYTLGQRQGLGIGGGHGKSGQPWFVVDKDLKRNVLIVGEGSDHPRLYSTSLIATDVSWVSDKKPAPTFSCTAKFRYRQPDQGVTVHLREGNTVEVVFDKPQKAVTPGQAVVFYDGEICLGGGTIDQVTLMDK from the coding sequence ATGAAACGACCAGAAGATACACGCGTCGTAGTCGGCATGTCCGGCGGCGTCGACTCCTCCGTGACGGCTTACCTGCTCAAACAACAGGGATATGACGTCATCGGCATCTTCATGAAAAACTGGGATGATACCGATGAATTCGGCCACTGCACGGCGGAAGATGACTTCCAGGACGTCCGGCGCGTCTGTGAACAAATCGGCATTCCTTACTACACAGTCAATTTTGAAAAAGAATACATGGATAAAGTATTCCAGTATTTTTTGGATGAATATAAACGGGGGCGCACCCCAAACCCGGACGTCATGTGTAACCGGGAGATCAAATTTGGAGAACTGCTGTCCAAAGTCATGGATCTTGGCGCGGATTACATCGCGACCGGCCATTATGCGCAAGTGAAGGAAGTAGATGGAGAGTACAAGCTGATTCGCGGAGTCGATAACAACAAGGATCAGACCTACTTCCTCAATGTTCTGGGTCAGGACCAATTGTCCCGCACCATGTTCCCGATTGGTCACCTTCCCAAGGCAAAGGTAAGGGAAATTGCGGAACAAGCGGGATTGGCTACGGCAAAAAAGAAAGACAGTACCGGTATTTGCTTTATCGGCGAACGCAACTTCCGCGAGTTCCTGCAAAACTACCTGCCTGCCAAACCGGGCGACATTGAGACTGTTGAGGGAACCGTAATCGGCCATCACGACGGATTGATGTACTATACGCTGGGACAGCGTCAGGGCCTCGGCATCGGCGGAGGTCATGGAAAGAGCGGGCAGCCTTGGTTTGTTGTCGATAAAGACTTGAAACGAAATGTACTGATCGTGGGAGAAGGCTCGGATCACCCGCGACTCTATTCTACCAGCCTGATCGCAACCGATGTGAGCTGGGTCAGCGATAAGAAACCGGCACCGACATTCAGCTGTACGGCCAAATTCCGCTACCGTCAACCAGATCAAGGCGTTACTGTACATCTGCGGGAAGGCAATACTGTCGAGGTTGTATTCGACAAACCACAAAAAGCGGTGACACCTGGGCAAGCCGTCGTGTTTTACGACGGAGAAATCTGCTTGGGTGGAGGCACGATTGATCAAGTCACCCTGATGGACAAATAG
- the tlp gene encoding small acid-soluble spore protein Tlp has protein sequence MAKPDDRSDNVEKLQEMLQNTEESIRESRDYLAAHAGEISAEEKANIEEKNQRREESIEGFRSEIKDEASQS, from the coding sequence ATGGCAAAGCCGGACGATCGTTCTGACAATGTGGAAAAACTGCAGGAAATGCTGCAAAATACCGAGGAAAGCATTCGTGAGTCGAGAGATTACTTGGCAGCCCACGCAGGTGAGATTTCTGCTGAAGAAAAAGCGAACATCGAAGAGAAAAACCAGCGTCGTGAAGAGAGCATCGAAGGGTTTCGTTCTGAAATTAAAGATGAAGCCTCTCAGAGCTAA